The DNA window CGATCGGCGAGGCATTCGAGGTACACGCGGGGCACTCGCCCGAAGCGTTCCGCGGTCAACGCCACCGCGGGCAGATCGGGCGGCCCCGCGGGCTCCGGCACCAGCCTCTTCGCGGCCCACGCCGCGTCTTCCGCGGTGCAGGCGCCGAAGAAGACCTCCTCCGGGGCGCGCACGGTGACCAGCCCGGTCCGCTCATCGGTCACCAGGTGCTCGGTGAGGATCGACTCGGTGTCCGCGCCGATCACCTCTCGCGGGGTTTCGCCGCCGGGGAGCAGGAACGCGGTGGCGTAGGCGAGCAGGTGGACCCGGTCGGGCAGCAGTTCCGCGAGCGCGGAGATCGTCATGCCCGACGAGCTGTGCCCGACCAGGGGCACCGGCCGGTCCTGCGCTTCGAGCAGGGCGGTGAGCTGGGCGAAGCCGAGCCGGTCCGGCACGAGGACCTCGTGGCCGTCGCGGCGGAGCAGGTCCGCGACGCGGTCCCAGCAC is part of the Amycolatopsis sp. CA-230715 genome and encodes:
- a CDS encoding alpha/beta fold hydrolase, which codes for MNHTFLLVHARWHGAWCWDRVADLLRRDGHEVLVPDRLGFAQLTALLEAQDRPVPLVGHSSSGMTISALAELLPDRVHLLAYATAFLLPGGETPREVIGADTESILTEHLVTDERTGLVTVRAPEEVFFGACTAEDAAWAAKRLVPEPAGPPDLPAVALTAERFGRVPRVYLECLADRALGPSAQRRMYTATPCRAVYRLPADHAPFLSAPRQLAEALANAT